One segment of Haliotis asinina isolate JCU_RB_2024 chromosome 12, JCU_Hal_asi_v2, whole genome shotgun sequence DNA contains the following:
- the LOC137258224 gene encoding toll-like receptor 6, which produces MVTVFHHRDLTRMPSRLIFILFNVAFLNVSWLPCFMSSDVQTSVSSLGTKQNLPTEWETMCRSDTHLNLSLVSISCTVTEGDVWDFIHFRNWSAILDNGTRVSVDIICEPGASVCLPWPYRARHLDSLTVKDCINRCYFADFNRPEVLEIPDSLRVFEGYGVTEQVNIMDMLSVDLNSLPPDLECGPVFLEVFIYRNTSTDYIYPGGFVPMEDDNITDAFVQTTRDINSLKHICNYRNMKVYDLSQRTDATSTIIYSTIINSLFPELKTLNFSNTELQVYPSILETWRLRFDKLQYLDLSHNNISRFDLRDMSLLSQDIGLINLRYNNIRTIGIQEMHSFSRTKGAVIDIRNNPFRCDCAMANFSDYLQKDMKKMLGVDMDMNYTYLWDLKCVTPERFQGRTIRDLSKEMLCSTDTRAYIAQISVLSVVVIILLVTIIVMTRYRKEITILAFTRFNIILPCQPTEDSSNKTYDAFVAYSHHDTTWVVKTLLPRLESGSSDGNNFRLCLHQRDFAVGAAIADNIVQSVEASRHTILVLSRKFLESEWCLMEFRTAFHQSLIEKKKHLILVLLEDIPVNELDADFRRCMQTWTYIHISDKLFWDRIVYSLTDKSRSKRKSSNAKTECADTNNRLTAPTSDSCDNVSIKLPEQYDLCLYIEKESKTVDQITDF; this is translated from the coding sequence ATGGTGACAGTGTTTCATCATCGGGATCTCACTAGAATGCCGTCCCGTTTAATCTTCATATTATTCAATGTGGCATTTCTAAATGTCTCCTGGCTTCCATGTTTCATGTCATCTGATGTGCAGACCAGTGTATCTTCACTGGGAACAAAGCAGAACCTGCCGACTGAGTGGGAGACCATGTGTAGGTCGGACACCCATCTAAACCTTTCTTTGGTATCCATTTCTTGCACCGTGACAGAAGGTGACGTATGGGATTTCATTCACTTCCGGAACTggtccgccatattggataatGGCACTCGTGTGTCTGTAGACATTATTTGTGAACCTGGAGCCAGTGTCTGTCTCCCCTGGCCGTACCGAGCCAGACACTTGGACTCACTGACGGTCAAGGATTGCATAAACAGATGCTACTTCGCGGACTTCAACAGACCGGAAGTCCTGGAAATTCCTGACTCCCTGAGGGTGTTTGAAGGATATGGTGTTACTGAACAGGTTAACATAATGGATATGTTATCTGTTGACCTGAATAGCCTCCCCCCTGATTTGGAGTGTGGACCGGTGTTTTTGGAGGTGTTCATCTACAGGAACACCTCAACAGACTATATCTATCCTGGTGGATTTGTTCCCATGGAAGATGACAACATAACTGACGCCTTCGTACAAACGACGCGGGACATCAACAGTTTAAAACACATATGCAACTACAGAAATATGAAGGTTTATGATTTGAGTCAAAGGACAGATGCCACCTCAACCATAATATATTCTACTATCATCAACTCTCTATTTCCTGAGTTgaaaacactaaacttctcaaaCACAGAGTTACAAGTTTATCCTTCAATTTTGGAAACATGGAGACTCCGTTTTGATAAGCTGCAATATTTGGATCTCTCTCATAACAACATCTCTCGTTTTGATTTAAGAGATATGAGCCTCCTTTCTCAAGATATTGGTCTCATTAATCTAAGGTACAATAACATTCGCACGATAGGAATCCAAGAAATGCATTCTTTTTCAAGAACGAAAGGCGCTGTAATTGACATAAGAAACAATCCTTTTAGATGTGACTGCGCGATGGCGAACTTTAGTGACTACCTCCAGAAGGACATGAAAAAAATGCTAGGTGTAGATATGGATATGAATTACACCTACCTTTGGGACCTAAAATGTGTTACCCCAGAGAGGTTTCAAGGAAGAACGATCAGAGAcctttcaaaagaaatgttgtGTTCAACGGATACAAGAGCCTATATCGCTCAGATATCAGTCCTTAGTGTTGTCGTAATCATTCTGTTGGTCACTATCATTGTCATGACAAGATACAGGAAGGAGATAACCATTCTTGCTTTCACTCGTTTCAATATTATTCTTCCATGTCAACCGACTGAGGACTCAAGCAATAAGACATACGATGCTTTTGTCGCCTATAGTCACCATGACACAACGTGGGTTGTGAAAACTCTCCTCCCACGACTGGAGAGTGGTTCCTCTGACGGGAATAACTTCCGGTTGTGTCTCCACCAGCGAGATTTTGCAGTTGGCGCTGCTATAGCTGACAACATTGTTCAGAGCGTTGAGGCAAGCAGACACACTATCCTGGTGTTGTCCAGGAAGTTTCTGGAGAGCGAGTGGTGTTTGATGGAGTTCCGCACTGCCTTCCACCAGAGTCTCATAGAGAAGAAGAAACATCTGATTCTAGTGCTTCTCGAGGACATCCCTGTGAATGAGCTGGACGCGGACTTCCGGCGTTGCATGCAGACATGGACGTACATTCACATCTCTGACAAGCTGTTTTGGGATAGAATTGTTTATTCCTTGACAGATAAAAGTAGATCAAAAAGGAAATCATCCAATGCAAAAACAGAATGCGCTGACACAAACAATCGTTTGACAGCTCCGACAAGTGACTCTTGTGATAATGTCAGCATAAAGCTACCAGAACAATATGATCTCTGTCTGTATATTGAAAAGGAATCGAAGACAGTTGACCAAATCACTGATTTTTGA
- the LOC137258094 gene encoding toll-like receptor 2 type-2 has protein sequence MSPRHHTECRFCSLLRLFPKTTDCGYTERRVKPTMNMLSQSYFRFWTIVTAILPLIDVIAVTNFFPLDIPPSLKFGNTNMPGEWKSMCKTRSHKTNISYISMHCHVHERDVWDLNQFRNWSVKLDNDTLVSLDIFCEAGARICLPWPYRAGHLHTLRVNRCTNTCYYSDFSRPEVLDIPDSLRIFEGYDVTEERKLLDMLSIDIKSLPAPMVCVPLHLDVFIYRNRRLKILFDEDREDYPDLEDLNITDTITKNIHDMDDLDYICNYENMRVFDKSQRIQASSTLIYSSVVNARFPELRVLNFSDTELQVFPPILSVWRRRFDKLQILDLSHNNISRFELRDASLLSQDVGMIDLRFNDIHTIGENEIESFSKVDGVVINVRDNPFRCDCAMGNFSTYLQKFGGPADAGLNKDYAYLWDLECDAPKRFRGRMIIEFTQKMLCSSDMTAYISQISAICVIVIMFLIFVLVCVRYRKEIQILTFTRCNILLPCQSFENSSDKKYDAFVAYSHMDSEWVVKTLLPRLESGAPDGNNFRLCLHQRDFAVGAAIADNIVQSVEASRHTILVLSRKFLESEWCLMEFRTAFHQSLIEKKKHLILVLLEDIPVNELDADFRRCMQTWTYIHISDKLFWDRIVYSLMDKSKPKKEQPIAEDELLAGNKDENTDKCVGKRLPEQYDLC, from the coding sequence ATGTCCCCTCGTCATCACACTGAATGTAGATTCTGCTCACTGTTACGGTTGTTTCCGAAGACGACAGATTGCGGTTACACCGAAAGACGAGTAAAACCAACAATGAATATGCTCTCACAATCATATTTCAGATTTTGGACGATTGTTACAGCTATTTTGCCATTAATTGACGTTATTGCTGTTACAAACTTCTTTCCCCTTGACATTCCCCCCTCTCTTAAGTTCGGAAATACGAACATGCCAGGAGAATGGAAGTCTATGTGTAAGACCAGAAGCCACAAGACCAACATATCATATATCTCCATGCATTGTCACGTACATGAGAGGGATGTATGGGACTTGAATCAATTCCGGAACTGGTCAGTTAAGTTGGATAATGACACCCTAGTATCTCTTGATATATTCTGTGAGGCTGGAGCACGGATCTGTCTACCCTGGCCATACAGAGCTGGACACCTGCACACACTGAGGGTCAACAGGTGCACGAATACATGCTACTACTCTGACTTCAGTCGACCGGAAGTGTTAGATATCCCAGACTCACTAAGGATATTTGAAGGTTATGACGTGACAGAGGAGAGGAAATTGCTGGATATGTTGTCTATTGACATAAAAAGTTTACCGGCTCCAATGGTGTGTGTTCCATTGCACCTGGACGTCTTTATCTATAGAAACAGGCGGCTTAAAATACTATTTGACGAAGACAGAGAAGATTACCCAGATCTTGAGGACCTGAATATCACTGACACGATCACGAAGAACATACATGATATGGACGATCTTGACTACATTTGCAACTATGAAAATATGAGAGTATTTGATAAAAGTCAACGGATTCAAGCCTCGTCCACCCTTATTTATTCAAGTGTAGTCAACGCACGATTTCCTGAACTTCGGGTATTAAACTTCTCAGATACAGAGTTGCAGGTATTCCCCCCAATTCTCTCAGTCTGGAGGCGCCGATTCGACAAACTTCAAATTTTGGACCTTTCTCATAATAACATATCCCGGTTTGAATTAAGAGATGCAAGCCTTCTCTCTCAAGATGTTGGAATGATAGATCTTCGGTTCAATGACATTCATACAATTggtgaaaatgaaattgaatcTTTTTCAAAAGTTGACGGAGTTGTGATTAACGTGAGAGACAATCCATTTCGGTGTGACTGCGCCATGGGAAACTTCAGCACATATCTTCAAAAGTTTGGTGGTCCAGCCGACGCTGGTCTAAACAAGGACTATGCTTATCTCTGGGACTTAGAATGTGACGCACCAAAAAGATTTCGAGGGAGAATGATTATAGAGTTCACACAAAAGATGTTATGTTCCAGTGATATGACAGCCTACATATCTCAGATATCTGCTATTTGTGTAATTGTGATCATGTTCTTGATCTTCGTGTTAGTTTGTGTTCGATATAGAAAGGAAATACAAATACTGACTTTCACACGCTGCAACATCCTCCTCCCTTGTCAGTCATTTGAAAACTCCAGCGATAAGAAGTACGATGCTTTTGTCGCCTATAGTCATATGGATTCAGAGTGGGTCGTTAAAACTCTCCTCCCGCGACTGGAAAGCGGTGCTCCTGACGGGAATAACTTCCGGTTGTGTCTCCACCAGCGAGATTTTGCAGTTGGCGCTGCTATAGCTGACAACATTGTTCAGAGCGTTGAGGCAAGCAGACACACTATCCTGGTGTTGTCCAGGAAGTTTCTGGAGAGCGAGTGGTGTTTGATGGAGTTCCGCACTGCCTTCCACCAGAGTCTCATAGAGAAGAAGAAACATCTGATTCTAGTGCTTCTCGAGGACATCCCTGTGAATGAGCTGGACGCGGACTTCCGGCGTTGCATGCAGACATGGACGTACATTCACATCTCTGACAAGCTGTTTTGGGATAGAATTGTTTATTCATTAATGGATAAGAGTAAACCAAAAAAGGAACAGCCCATCGCAGAAGACGAACTCCTGGCTGGAAACAAAGATGAAAATACTGACAAATGTGTAGGTAAAAGGCTCCCAGAACAGTATGACCTTTGTTAG